A section of the Lathamus discolor isolate bLatDis1 chromosome 6, bLatDis1.hap1, whole genome shotgun sequence genome encodes:
- the FNBP4 gene encoding formin-binding protein 4 isoform X5, which translates to MGKKSRSAPCRRPILQLSPPGPRRDDAAAATATDGPESGSEPDEPEAVTDPPRNPLPPAPAAVKPTGGLCLLGAYADSDDEEGETPEKSSRSVDANGNNSSDIDSTLANFLAEIDAITAPPQPAEPAAASASSSSSAVLPPTPPRPEPKEPGSSQPSGTANGADPVPAQEWQYDTQCSLAGVGELEMGDWQEVWDENTGCYYYWNTQSNEVTWELPQYLATQVQGLQHYQHSSTVAGANGGFVAAAEVYPQEKGVGRGTPITKWEVKKEVNEGVQALSNSEEEKKGVAAALLAPLVPDVVKEEEERWRRKVICKEEVEPPPEEEVKAEEAPAAPEEPEPSRDALEDTLQEELCSVVQSGESAEEEEEQDTLELEMVLERKKAELRALEEGDGSVSGSSPLSDGSQSASQDPARRLASKRGKWKLFVGAASPESASRGSSKTGRESPEPGEAGASMETTDAIPDKEPEPEEPQEKAKTQGPPKMEEEEQDLKFQIGELANTLTNKLEFLGINRQSISNFHMLLLQTETRIADWREGALNGNYLKRKLQDAAEQLKQYEINATPKGWSCHWDSSTQGQTSPPRRKEEQDLCLLPAGSIDAISMLTSAQESPNGNSPTGRTKRKDSGHPTGKPAPVLLNHLQRTRESAPRMLPSAPQSSVPVLQPPLPLEMPPPPPPPPDSPPPPPPPPPPPGEDGEIQEVEMEDEGGEEPPAPGTEEDAPLKPLPRPAATAGTQAAAEASPVPLLSVKPQKRKAVEMAPALMQRTATIGSCPVLYSQPLMPTAKYQPSPVPLASLRPRQRLQGELQGRPNLRMGPGPQPTPMGLQPGYMSVTAPAAPALMSYSECATSVSLAAAAVQPAPVRGALPAANTSTGTTEQPPPPPPPQTPPPPVPKAPPPPPDKEKPRKGRKEKGKKGKTKMPSLVKKWQSIQRELDEEENSSSSEEDRETTAQRRIEEWKQQQLMSGMAERNANFEALPEDWRARLKRRKTASST; encoded by the exons ATGGGGAAGAAGTCCCGCTCGGCTCCGTGCCGCCGGCCCATCCTGCAGCTCTCTCCTCCGGGGCCCCGCCGCGACGACGCCGCGGCTGCAACGGCGACCGACGGCCCGGAGTCCGGTTCCGAACCGG ACGAACCCGAAGCAGTGACCGACCCCCCGCGCAACCctctcccccctgctcccgcTGCCGTTAAGCCCACAG GAGGTCTGTGCCTGCTCGGTGCCTATGCAGACAGTGACGATGAGGAGGGTGAGACCCCAGAGAAGTCTTCCCGTTCCGTGGATGCCAATGGCAACAATTCCTCGGATATCGACAGCACCTTGGCCAATTTCCTGGCG GAGATCGATGCCATCACGGCTCCCCCGCAGCCTGCAGAGCCCGCTGCAGCCtcggcctcctcctcctcctccgctgTGCTTCCTCCCACACCTCCCCGCCCAGAGCCGAAGGAGCCAGGTTCAAGCCAGCCCTCGGGCACAGCCAATGGTGCTGACCCTGTGCCTGCGCAGGAGTGGCAGTACGATACCCAGTGCTCCCTGGCTGGAG tgggGGAGCTGGAGATGGGTGACTGGCAGGAGGTGTGGGATGAGAACACCGGCTGCTACTACTACTGGAACACCCAGAGCAACGAGGTGACCTGGGAGCTGCCACAGTACCTGGCCACACAGGTCCAGGGCCTGCAGCACTACCAACACAG cagcaccGTGGCAGGCGCCAATGGTGGCTTTGTAGCAGCCGCTGAGGTGTACCCCCAGGAGAAAGGGGTCGGCCGGGGGACCCCCATCACCAAGTGGGAGGTGAAGAAG GAGGTGAATGAAGGTGTTCAGGCCCTCTCCAACAgcgaggaggagaagaagggggTGGCTGCAGCCCTCCTGGCACCGCTCGTGCCCGATGTggtgaaggaggaagaggagcggtggaggaggaaggtgaTCTGCAAAGAGGAAGTGGAGCCACCTCCAGAAGAGGAGGTGAAAGCAGAAGAGGCTCCGGCCGCTCCGGAAGAGCCGGAGCCCAGCAGGGATGCCCTGGAAGACACgctccaggaggagctgtgcagcGTGGTGCAGTCAGGGGAGAgcgctgaggaggaggaggagcaggacacCCTCGAGCTGGAGATGGtgctggagaggaagaag GCGGAGCTGCGTGCCCTGGAGGAGGGCGATGGCAGCGTGTCCGGCTCCAGCCCGCTGTCCGACGGGAGCCAGTCGGCCTCGCAGGATCCGGCCCGGAGGTTGGCCTCCAAACGGGGCAAATGGAAGCTCTTTGTGGGAGCTGCCAGCCCCGAATCTGCCAGTCGAGGCTCCAGCAAAACAGGCCGGGAAAGCCCGGAACCGGGAGAAGCAG GAGCCAGCATGGAAACAACCGATGCCATTCCAGACAAAGAACCAGAGCCTGAGGAGCCCCAAGAGAAAGCCAAAACTCAGGGGCCACCCaaaatggaagaggaggagcaggacctCAAG TTTCAGATCGGAGAGCTGGCAAACACTCTGACAAACAAACTGGAGTTCCTGGGCATCAACAGACAATCTATCTCCAACTTCCACATGTTGCTGTTGCAGACAGAG ACCCGCATTGCAGACTGGCGAGAAGGTGCTCTCAATGGAAACTACCTCAAACGCAAACTCCAAGACGCAGCCGAACAGCTAAAACAATACGAAATAAACGCCACCCCTAAAGGCTGGTCCTGCCACTGGGACAG CTCTACCCAAGGACAAACCTCACCTCCCCGCCGGAAGGAAGAACAAGATTTGTGTCTCCTGCCAGCAG GGAGCATAGACGCTATTTCTATGTTAACGAGCGCTCAGGAGAGTCCCAATGGGAATTCCCCGACGGGGAGGACGAAGAGGAAGGACAGCGGACATCCGACGGGAAAGCCAGCGCCAGTCCTCCTAAACCACCTCCAAAGGACAAGGGAGAGCGCGCCGAGGATGCTGCCGAGCGCCCCGCAG TCTTCCGTCCCGGTCCTCCAGCCTCCTTTGCCTTTGGAAATGCCTCCACCGCCTCCGCCACCACCGGATTCGCCTCCACCACCCCCtccgccaccgccgccgccgggaGAAGATGGAGAGATCCAGGAAGTGGAGATGGAAGATGAGGGGGGCGAGGAGCCGCCTGCCCCGGGCACAGAGGAAGATGCTCCCCTGAAGCCTCTCCCGCGCCCGGCTGCCACCGCCGGCACCCAG gCTGCTGCCGAAGCCAGCCCGGTGCCGCTGCTCTCTGTGAAGCCGCAGAAGAGGAAAGCCGTGGAGATGGCCCCGGCGCTGATGCAGCGCACGGCCACCATCGGCAGCTGCCCCGTGCTCTACAGCCAGCCCCTGATGCCCACCGCCAAGTACCAGCCCTCCCCGGTGCCCTTGGCCTCGCTCCGGCCCCGCCAGCGCCTGCAGGGCGAGCTCCAGGGTCGCCCCAACCTCCGCATGGGGCCGGGCCCCCAGCCCACCCCAATGGGGCTGCAGCCGGGCTACATGAGCGTCACGGCGCCCGCCGCACCGGCCCTCATGAGCTACTCGGAGTGTGCCACCTCCGTCAGCCTGGCCGCGGCCGCCGTGCAGCCGGCACCGGTGCGAGGGGCACTGCCCGCTGCCAACACCAGCACCGGCACCACGGAGCAGCCACCGCCACCACCgcccccccagacccccccaCCGCCCGTCCCCAAGGCCCCACCGCCACCACCGGACAAGGAGAAGCCGAGGAAGGGGCGGAAGGAGAAG GGCAAGAAGGGCAAGACGAAGATGCCGTCGCTGGTGAAGAAGTGGCAGAGCATCCAGCGGGAGctggatgaggaggagaattcCAGCTCCAGCGAGGAGGACCGGGAGACCACGGCCCAGCGGCGCATCGAGgagtggaagcagcagcagctcatgaG TGGCATGGCAGAGAGAAACGCCAACTTCGAGGCGCTGCCCGAGGACTGGCGAGCGCGGCTCAAGCGGAGGAAAACCGCGTCGAGCACATGA
- the FNBP4 gene encoding formin-binding protein 4 isoform X4: protein MGKKSRSAPCRRPILQLSPPGPRRDDAAAATATDGPESGSEPDEPEAVTDPPRNPLPPAPAAVKPTGGLCLLGAYADSDDEEGETPEKSSRSVDANGNNSSDIDSTLANFLAEIDAITAPPQPAEPAAASASSSSSAVLPPTPPRPEPKEPGSSQPSGTANGADPVPAQEWQYDTQCSLAGVGELEMGDWQEVWDENTGCYYYWNTQSNEVTWELPQYLATQVQGLQHYQHSSTVAGANGGFVAAAEVYPQEKGVGRGTPITKWEVKKEVNEGVQALSNSEEEKKGVAAALLAPLVPDVVKEEEERWRRKVICKEEVEPPPEEEVKAEEAPAAPEEPEPSRDALEDTLQEELCSVVQSGESAEEEEEQDTLELEMVLERKKAELRALEEGDGSVSGSSPLSDGSQSASQDPARRLASKRGKWKLFVGAASPESASRGSSKTGRESPEPGEAGASMETTDAIPDKEPEPEEPQEKAKTQGPPKMEEEEQDLKFQIGELANTLTNKLEFLGINRQSISNFHMLLLQTETRIADWREGALNGNYLKRKLQDAAEQLKQYEINATPKGWSCHWDRISGSPLLTNSSTQGQTSPPRRKEEQDLCLLPAGSIDAISMLTSAQESPNGNSPTGRTKRKDSGHPTGKPAPVLLNHLQRTRESAPRMLPSAPQPPLPLEMPPPPPPPPDSPPPPPPPPPPPGEDGEIQEVEMEDEGGEEPPAPGTEEDAPLKPLPRPAATAGTQAAAEASPVPLLSVKPQKRKAVEMAPALMQRTATIGSCPVLYSQPLMPTAKYQPSPVPLASLRPRQRLQGELQGRPNLRMGPGPQPTPMGLQPGYMSVTAPAAPALMSYSECATSVSLAAAAVQPAPVRGALPAANTSTGTTEQPPPPPPPQTPPPPVPKAPPPPPDKEKPRKGRKEKGKKGKTKMPSLVKKWQSIQRELDEEENSSSSEEDRETTAQRRIEEWKQQQLMSGMAERNANFEALPEDWRARLKRRKTASST from the exons ATGGGGAAGAAGTCCCGCTCGGCTCCGTGCCGCCGGCCCATCCTGCAGCTCTCTCCTCCGGGGCCCCGCCGCGACGACGCCGCGGCTGCAACGGCGACCGACGGCCCGGAGTCCGGTTCCGAACCGG ACGAACCCGAAGCAGTGACCGACCCCCCGCGCAACCctctcccccctgctcccgcTGCCGTTAAGCCCACAG GAGGTCTGTGCCTGCTCGGTGCCTATGCAGACAGTGACGATGAGGAGGGTGAGACCCCAGAGAAGTCTTCCCGTTCCGTGGATGCCAATGGCAACAATTCCTCGGATATCGACAGCACCTTGGCCAATTTCCTGGCG GAGATCGATGCCATCACGGCTCCCCCGCAGCCTGCAGAGCCCGCTGCAGCCtcggcctcctcctcctcctccgctgTGCTTCCTCCCACACCTCCCCGCCCAGAGCCGAAGGAGCCAGGTTCAAGCCAGCCCTCGGGCACAGCCAATGGTGCTGACCCTGTGCCTGCGCAGGAGTGGCAGTACGATACCCAGTGCTCCCTGGCTGGAG tgggGGAGCTGGAGATGGGTGACTGGCAGGAGGTGTGGGATGAGAACACCGGCTGCTACTACTACTGGAACACCCAGAGCAACGAGGTGACCTGGGAGCTGCCACAGTACCTGGCCACACAGGTCCAGGGCCTGCAGCACTACCAACACAG cagcaccGTGGCAGGCGCCAATGGTGGCTTTGTAGCAGCCGCTGAGGTGTACCCCCAGGAGAAAGGGGTCGGCCGGGGGACCCCCATCACCAAGTGGGAGGTGAAGAAG GAGGTGAATGAAGGTGTTCAGGCCCTCTCCAACAgcgaggaggagaagaagggggTGGCTGCAGCCCTCCTGGCACCGCTCGTGCCCGATGTggtgaaggaggaagaggagcggtggaggaggaaggtgaTCTGCAAAGAGGAAGTGGAGCCACCTCCAGAAGAGGAGGTGAAAGCAGAAGAGGCTCCGGCCGCTCCGGAAGAGCCGGAGCCCAGCAGGGATGCCCTGGAAGACACgctccaggaggagctgtgcagcGTGGTGCAGTCAGGGGAGAgcgctgaggaggaggaggagcaggacacCCTCGAGCTGGAGATGGtgctggagaggaagaag GCGGAGCTGCGTGCCCTGGAGGAGGGCGATGGCAGCGTGTCCGGCTCCAGCCCGCTGTCCGACGGGAGCCAGTCGGCCTCGCAGGATCCGGCCCGGAGGTTGGCCTCCAAACGGGGCAAATGGAAGCTCTTTGTGGGAGCTGCCAGCCCCGAATCTGCCAGTCGAGGCTCCAGCAAAACAGGCCGGGAAAGCCCGGAACCGGGAGAAGCAG GAGCCAGCATGGAAACAACCGATGCCATTCCAGACAAAGAACCAGAGCCTGAGGAGCCCCAAGAGAAAGCCAAAACTCAGGGGCCACCCaaaatggaagaggaggagcaggacctCAAG TTTCAGATCGGAGAGCTGGCAAACACTCTGACAAACAAACTGGAGTTCCTGGGCATCAACAGACAATCTATCTCCAACTTCCACATGTTGCTGTTGCAGACAGAG ACCCGCATTGCAGACTGGCGAGAAGGTGCTCTCAATGGAAACTACCTCAAACGCAAACTCCAAGACGCAGCCGAACAGCTAAAACAATACGAAATAAACGCCACCCCTAAAGGCTGGTCCTGCCACTGGGACAG GATCTCTGGATCACCTCTTCTGACCAACAGCTCTACCCAAGGACAAACCTCACCTCCCCGCCGGAAGGAAGAACAAGATTTGTGTCTCCTGCCAGCAG GGAGCATAGACGCTATTTCTATGTTAACGAGCGCTCAGGAGAGTCCCAATGGGAATTCCCCGACGGGGAGGACGAAGAGGAAGGACAGCGGACATCCGACGGGAAAGCCAGCGCCAGTCCTCCTAAACCACCTCCAAAGGACAAGGGAGAGCGCGCCGAGGATGCTGCCGAGCGCCCCGCAG CCTCCTTTGCCTTTGGAAATGCCTCCACCGCCTCCGCCACCACCGGATTCGCCTCCACCACCCCCtccgccaccgccgccgccgggaGAAGATGGAGAGATCCAGGAAGTGGAGATGGAAGATGAGGGGGGCGAGGAGCCGCCTGCCCCGGGCACAGAGGAAGATGCTCCCCTGAAGCCTCTCCCGCGCCCGGCTGCCACCGCCGGCACCCAG gCTGCTGCCGAAGCCAGCCCGGTGCCGCTGCTCTCTGTGAAGCCGCAGAAGAGGAAAGCCGTGGAGATGGCCCCGGCGCTGATGCAGCGCACGGCCACCATCGGCAGCTGCCCCGTGCTCTACAGCCAGCCCCTGATGCCCACCGCCAAGTACCAGCCCTCCCCGGTGCCCTTGGCCTCGCTCCGGCCCCGCCAGCGCCTGCAGGGCGAGCTCCAGGGTCGCCCCAACCTCCGCATGGGGCCGGGCCCCCAGCCCACCCCAATGGGGCTGCAGCCGGGCTACATGAGCGTCACGGCGCCCGCCGCACCGGCCCTCATGAGCTACTCGGAGTGTGCCACCTCCGTCAGCCTGGCCGCGGCCGCCGTGCAGCCGGCACCGGTGCGAGGGGCACTGCCCGCTGCCAACACCAGCACCGGCACCACGGAGCAGCCACCGCCACCACCgcccccccagacccccccaCCGCCCGTCCCCAAGGCCCCACCGCCACCACCGGACAAGGAGAAGCCGAGGAAGGGGCGGAAGGAGAAG GGCAAGAAGGGCAAGACGAAGATGCCGTCGCTGGTGAAGAAGTGGCAGAGCATCCAGCGGGAGctggatgaggaggagaattcCAGCTCCAGCGAGGAGGACCGGGAGACCACGGCCCAGCGGCGCATCGAGgagtggaagcagcagcagctcatgaG TGGCATGGCAGAGAGAAACGCCAACTTCGAGGCGCTGCCCGAGGACTGGCGAGCGCGGCTCAAGCGGAGGAAAACCGCGTCGAGCACATGA
- the FNBP4 gene encoding formin-binding protein 4 isoform X1 has product MGKKSRSAPCRRPILQLSPPGPRRDDAAAATATDGPESGSEPDEPEAVTDPPRNPLPPAPAAVKPTGGLCLLGAYADSDDEEGETPEKSSRSVDANGNNSSDIDSTLANFLAEIDAITAPPQPAEPAAASASSSSSAVLPPTPPRPEPKEPGSSQPSGTANGADPVPAQEWQYDTQCSLAGVGELEMGDWQEVWDENTGCYYYWNTQSNEVTWELPQYLATQVQGLQHYQHSSTVAGANGGFVAAAEVYPQEKGVGRGTPITKWEVKKEVNEGVQALSNSEEEKKGVAAALLAPLVPDVVKEEEERWRRKVICKEEVEPPPEEEVKAEEAPAAPEEPEPSRDALEDTLQEELCSVVQSGESAEEEEEQDTLELEMVLERKKAELRALEEGDGSVSGSSPLSDGSQSASQDPARRLASKRGKWKLFVGAASPESASRGSSKTGRESPEPGEAGASMETTDAIPDKEPEPEEPQEKAKTQGPPKMEEEEQDLKFQIGELANTLTNKLEFLGINRQSISNFHMLLLQTETRIADWREGALNGNYLKRKLQDAAEQLKQYEINATPKGWSCHWDRISGSPLLTNSSTQGQTSPPRRKEEQDLCLLPAGSIDAISMLTSAQESPNGNSPTGRTKRKDSGHPTGKPAPVLLNHLQRTRESAPRMLPSAPQSSVPVLQPPLPLEMPPPPPPPPDSPPPPPPPPPPPGEDGEIQEVEMEDEGGEEPPAPGTEEDAPLKPLPRPAATAGTQAAAEASPVPLLSVKPQKRKAVEMAPALMQRTATIGSCPVLYSQPLMPTAKYQPSPVPLASLRPRQRLQGELQGRPNLRMGPGPQPTPMGLQPGYMSVTAPAAPALMSYSECATSVSLAAAAVQPAPVRGALPAANTSTGTTEQPPPPPPPQTPPPPVPKAPPPPPDKEKPRKGRKEKGKKGKTKMPSLVKKWQSIQRELDEEENSSSSEEDRETTAQRRIEEWKQQQLMSGMAERNANFEALPEDWRARLKRRKTASST; this is encoded by the exons ATGGGGAAGAAGTCCCGCTCGGCTCCGTGCCGCCGGCCCATCCTGCAGCTCTCTCCTCCGGGGCCCCGCCGCGACGACGCCGCGGCTGCAACGGCGACCGACGGCCCGGAGTCCGGTTCCGAACCGG ACGAACCCGAAGCAGTGACCGACCCCCCGCGCAACCctctcccccctgctcccgcTGCCGTTAAGCCCACAG GAGGTCTGTGCCTGCTCGGTGCCTATGCAGACAGTGACGATGAGGAGGGTGAGACCCCAGAGAAGTCTTCCCGTTCCGTGGATGCCAATGGCAACAATTCCTCGGATATCGACAGCACCTTGGCCAATTTCCTGGCG GAGATCGATGCCATCACGGCTCCCCCGCAGCCTGCAGAGCCCGCTGCAGCCtcggcctcctcctcctcctccgctgTGCTTCCTCCCACACCTCCCCGCCCAGAGCCGAAGGAGCCAGGTTCAAGCCAGCCCTCGGGCACAGCCAATGGTGCTGACCCTGTGCCTGCGCAGGAGTGGCAGTACGATACCCAGTGCTCCCTGGCTGGAG tgggGGAGCTGGAGATGGGTGACTGGCAGGAGGTGTGGGATGAGAACACCGGCTGCTACTACTACTGGAACACCCAGAGCAACGAGGTGACCTGGGAGCTGCCACAGTACCTGGCCACACAGGTCCAGGGCCTGCAGCACTACCAACACAG cagcaccGTGGCAGGCGCCAATGGTGGCTTTGTAGCAGCCGCTGAGGTGTACCCCCAGGAGAAAGGGGTCGGCCGGGGGACCCCCATCACCAAGTGGGAGGTGAAGAAG GAGGTGAATGAAGGTGTTCAGGCCCTCTCCAACAgcgaggaggagaagaagggggTGGCTGCAGCCCTCCTGGCACCGCTCGTGCCCGATGTggtgaaggaggaagaggagcggtggaggaggaaggtgaTCTGCAAAGAGGAAGTGGAGCCACCTCCAGAAGAGGAGGTGAAAGCAGAAGAGGCTCCGGCCGCTCCGGAAGAGCCGGAGCCCAGCAGGGATGCCCTGGAAGACACgctccaggaggagctgtgcagcGTGGTGCAGTCAGGGGAGAgcgctgaggaggaggaggagcaggacacCCTCGAGCTGGAGATGGtgctggagaggaagaag GCGGAGCTGCGTGCCCTGGAGGAGGGCGATGGCAGCGTGTCCGGCTCCAGCCCGCTGTCCGACGGGAGCCAGTCGGCCTCGCAGGATCCGGCCCGGAGGTTGGCCTCCAAACGGGGCAAATGGAAGCTCTTTGTGGGAGCTGCCAGCCCCGAATCTGCCAGTCGAGGCTCCAGCAAAACAGGCCGGGAAAGCCCGGAACCGGGAGAAGCAG GAGCCAGCATGGAAACAACCGATGCCATTCCAGACAAAGAACCAGAGCCTGAGGAGCCCCAAGAGAAAGCCAAAACTCAGGGGCCACCCaaaatggaagaggaggagcaggacctCAAG TTTCAGATCGGAGAGCTGGCAAACACTCTGACAAACAAACTGGAGTTCCTGGGCATCAACAGACAATCTATCTCCAACTTCCACATGTTGCTGTTGCAGACAGAG ACCCGCATTGCAGACTGGCGAGAAGGTGCTCTCAATGGAAACTACCTCAAACGCAAACTCCAAGACGCAGCCGAACAGCTAAAACAATACGAAATAAACGCCACCCCTAAAGGCTGGTCCTGCCACTGGGACAG GATCTCTGGATCACCTCTTCTGACCAACAGCTCTACCCAAGGACAAACCTCACCTCCCCGCCGGAAGGAAGAACAAGATTTGTGTCTCCTGCCAGCAG GGAGCATAGACGCTATTTCTATGTTAACGAGCGCTCAGGAGAGTCCCAATGGGAATTCCCCGACGGGGAGGACGAAGAGGAAGGACAGCGGACATCCGACGGGAAAGCCAGCGCCAGTCCTCCTAAACCACCTCCAAAGGACAAGGGAGAGCGCGCCGAGGATGCTGCCGAGCGCCCCGCAG TCTTCCGTCCCGGTCCTCCAGCCTCCTTTGCCTTTGGAAATGCCTCCACCGCCTCCGCCACCACCGGATTCGCCTCCACCACCCCCtccgccaccgccgccgccgggaGAAGATGGAGAGATCCAGGAAGTGGAGATGGAAGATGAGGGGGGCGAGGAGCCGCCTGCCCCGGGCACAGAGGAAGATGCTCCCCTGAAGCCTCTCCCGCGCCCGGCTGCCACCGCCGGCACCCAG gCTGCTGCCGAAGCCAGCCCGGTGCCGCTGCTCTCTGTGAAGCCGCAGAAGAGGAAAGCCGTGGAGATGGCCCCGGCGCTGATGCAGCGCACGGCCACCATCGGCAGCTGCCCCGTGCTCTACAGCCAGCCCCTGATGCCCACCGCCAAGTACCAGCCCTCCCCGGTGCCCTTGGCCTCGCTCCGGCCCCGCCAGCGCCTGCAGGGCGAGCTCCAGGGTCGCCCCAACCTCCGCATGGGGCCGGGCCCCCAGCCCACCCCAATGGGGCTGCAGCCGGGCTACATGAGCGTCACGGCGCCCGCCGCACCGGCCCTCATGAGCTACTCGGAGTGTGCCACCTCCGTCAGCCTGGCCGCGGCCGCCGTGCAGCCGGCACCGGTGCGAGGGGCACTGCCCGCTGCCAACACCAGCACCGGCACCACGGAGCAGCCACCGCCACCACCgcccccccagacccccccaCCGCCCGTCCCCAAGGCCCCACCGCCACCACCGGACAAGGAGAAGCCGAGGAAGGGGCGGAAGGAGAAG GGCAAGAAGGGCAAGACGAAGATGCCGTCGCTGGTGAAGAAGTGGCAGAGCATCCAGCGGGAGctggatgaggaggagaattcCAGCTCCAGCGAGGAGGACCGGGAGACCACGGCCCAGCGGCGCATCGAGgagtggaagcagcagcagctcatgaG TGGCATGGCAGAGAGAAACGCCAACTTCGAGGCGCTGCCCGAGGACTGGCGAGCGCGGCTCAAGCGGAGGAAAACCGCGTCGAGCACATGA